The following nucleotide sequence is from Calidithermus timidus DSM 17022.
GCTGGAGCGGCGAGTTGAGCGAAGGGCGTTTTCACGAGCTGGCCCGCCGGGTGGGGCTGGTCATCGCCGCGCAGTCCAAAGACCTGGCCCCCCTCGACGGCAAGCTCTACGCCCTGCGCGACGTGACCGCCACCGTGGACTCGCTGCCCCTCATCGCCTCCTCGATCATGAGCAAGAAGCTCGCCGCTGGGGCCCGCACCATCGTGCTCGACGTGAAGGTGGGGGCCGGGGCTTTCATGAAGACCCACGACGACGCCCGTCGCTTGGCCCAGACCATGATCGCCATCGGCAAGGGGGCGGGCCGCCAGGTGCGGGCGGTGCTCTCGAGCATGGAGCGCCCGCTGGGGCACGCGGTGGGGAACGCCATCGAGGTGCGTGAGGCCATCGCCACCCTGCGCGGTGAGGGGGCGGAGGACTTACGCGAGCTGGCCCTGGCCCTGGCGAAGGAGGTGCTCGAGGCCGAGGGGATGGACCCGGCCAGGGCACGGGAGGCGCTCGAGTCTGGTGCGGCCTTGGAGCAGTTTCGCCGCTTCGTCGAGGCCCAGGGGGGCGACGCGGGGGTGGTGGATCATCCCGAGCGGCTGGAGCTGGCCCCCGCGGTCTGGGAGCTCAAAGCCACCCAAGATGGGGTGGTGGCCGCCGTGGACGCCCTCGAGGTCGGCCTGGCCGTCCTGGCGCTGGGCGGTGGCCGCCTCAAGAAGGGCGAAGCCATCGATTTGGGCGTAGGGGCCTGGCTGGTCAAAAAGCCCGGCGAGCGGGTGCGGGCGGGGGAGGTGCTGGCCCGGCTGCACCACCGGGGCAGGGGGGTGGAGGAGGCCACCCGGCGTCTTAATCAGGCCTACCGATTGGCAGCGGATGCCCAGACCCCTCCCTTAATCCTCGAGGTGCTCCGGGGTTGACCGGGTCGAATTGTCTTGACCGGACTGTAGGCCACATGTCATTCTCACAGCCGTGCGCCGTAGACGACCGGCCCGTTACACCCTATGGCTGGCCCGCACTGGCGCGGCCCCCCGCACCTTCTCGCTGCCGGTGTGGCTTCCGGCGGTCCTCGTGGTCTTCCTGGCCGCCTGGAGCGCCTTTAACCTATACCTGTGGAACCGTACCGCCGAGATGCGCAGCTTACAACTGCGCCTGGCGAGCTTGTCCACCCAGGCCCGCCAGCTCACCCTCAAGCTCGAGGCCGAGAAGACCCGTAACGAGGCCCTGAGCCAGGAGGCCCAGGCGGTCATGAAGAGCCTGGAGAGCCTCGAGGCCGAGATCAACCGCCTGCGCGAGCGGGCTGGAATGCCCAAGATTCGGCTCACCCCCGCCCGCAGCGCCCCCAAGGAACCTAAGGGCGGAGCTGCCCTGCCCCCGGAGGCTGGGAGCCTGTTCCTGCTGGCTAGGGGCCAGCTCGCCGAGGTCGCCGGCGACCTCGGCGAGCTCGAGAGCCGCCTCGATGCCACGCTGCGCCGTGAGGAGGCCATGCCCCGGGGCTACCCCTTGAGGGGCTACTTCCGCGTCGCTTCCTACTTCGGCAATCGCCGCAACCCCTTCGGCGGGCGCGGCTACGAGTTCCACGACGGGCTGGACTTCCCCGCTCCCTACGGCACCCCGGTCCACGCCACCGCTCCCGGCGTGGTGATCCAAGCGGGCTGGAACGGCCCCTTCGGGCAGTCCATCACCCTCGACCACGGCTACGGCTACCGCACCCTCTACGGCCACCTTTCGCGCTTGGGGGCCAGGGTGGGAGAGCGCTTGGAGGCCGGGGAGGTGTTGGGCTGGGTGGGCTCCACGGGCCGCTCGACCGGTTCCCACCTGCACTACACGGTCTTCCGCTACGGGATAGCTGTAGACCCCATGCCATACCTGGATGCTTTAGCCGCCCGTTAGCAACGCCTAATGCTGCTCCGGGTCCCTGGGTGGACCGGGCAGGGCAAGGTAAACTAAGCCGATGTTGAGCCGCGGAAAAACTTCACCCAACGCTTCGCTGACCTACCTGGCTGAAGGCAGCGAATTCGAGGGCACCCTCAAGGCCAAGGGGCAGGTGCGCATCGATGGAGTGGTGCGGGGTTCGGTATTGGTGGAGGGCGAACTCGAGATCGGTCCCAGCGGAATCGTCGAGGGCGAGCAGGTGCGGGCTAAGAACGCCCACGTGCAGGGCAAGGTCCGCGCCGCCGTCTCGGTGGAAGGCAAGCTCACGCTCACCAAGAGCG
It contains:
- a CDS encoding thymidine phosphorylase; translated protein: MNPVAFIAAKRDGHVHSREELEAFLGAYLRGEVPDYQVSAWLMAVFWRGMTPEETTALTQVMADSGHRLDLSAYPHPVDKHSSGGVGDKTTLVVAPILAACGCTVAKMSGRGLAHTGGTIDKLESIPGWSGELSEGRFHELARRVGLVIAAQSKDLAPLDGKLYALRDVTATVDSLPLIASSIMSKKLAAGARTIVLDVKVGAGAFMKTHDDARRLAQTMIAIGKGAGRQVRAVLSSMERPLGHAVGNAIEVREAIATLRGEGAEDLRELALALAKEVLEAEGMDPARAREALESGAALEQFRRFVEAQGGDAGVVDHPERLELAPAVWELKATQDGVVAAVDALEVGLAVLALGGGRLKKGEAIDLGVGAWLVKKPGERVRAGEVLARLHHRGRGVEEATRRLNQAYRLAADAQTPPLILEVLRG
- a CDS encoding M23 family metallopeptidase, encoding MRRRRPARYTLWLARTGAAPRTFSLPVWLPAVLVVFLAAWSAFNLYLWNRTAEMRSLQLRLASLSTQARQLTLKLEAEKTRNEALSQEAQAVMKSLESLEAEINRLRERAGMPKIRLTPARSAPKEPKGGAALPPEAGSLFLLARGQLAEVAGDLGELESRLDATLRREEAMPRGYPLRGYFRVASYFGNRRNPFGGRGYEFHDGLDFPAPYGTPVHATAPGVVIQAGWNGPFGQSITLDHGYGYRTLYGHLSRLGARVGERLEAGEVLGWVGSTGRSTGSHLHYTVFRYGIAVDPMPYLDALAAR
- a CDS encoding bactofilin family protein, with amino-acid sequence MLSRGKTSPNASLTYLAEGSEFEGTLKAKGQVRIDGVVRGSVLVEGELEIGPSGIVEGEQVRAKNAHVQGKVRAAVSVEGKLTLTKSGQLEGDVRARALDIEAGAVFIGRSQTGEVKAALPQPSKPASE